The Candidatus Hydrogenedentota bacterium genome includes a region encoding these proteins:
- a CDS encoding AAA family ATPase, translating to MLKHLSLKYVGPAERMQFEFAPRLNVLTGDNGLGKTFILDIAWWVLTRTWAGQQAWPRPGRARETKITYSYEGRSGSASEIEANFDPKTEEWATRRGRPGMPGLVLYVRVDGGFSVWDPARNYWRKRSSRDYDEPDRPDAFNFTPGEVWNGIEKSDGQWLCNGLLRDWVAWEDRNSREFGMLKAVLRGLSPGETEIIQPGSHTRVSVSDSRDIPTIELPYGTVPVTLASAGMRRILALAYLVVWAHTEHQAAAKLIGDPPADRFTVLVDEVEAHLHPQWQRTILPALMEVIKGIDTRDTSDDAGAYANIQVIATTHAPLVMASLEPIFDDTRDKVFNFDVVDRAVTVQKFEWRRMGDATAWLTNKDVFNLRSGRSIEAENTIEEAASLMKNGHADAANVRKIHERLQRLLGDTDPFWIRWVYVAERKGWLDDTGTAEA from the coding sequence ATGCTGAAACATTTGTCTTTGAAGTATGTGGGGCCGGCGGAGCGCATGCAGTTTGAATTTGCCCCCCGACTTAATGTTCTTACGGGTGACAACGGCCTCGGAAAGACTTTTATCCTTGATATTGCATGGTGGGTGCTGACGCGAACTTGGGCTGGGCAGCAGGCTTGGCCACGACCTGGCAGGGCCAGGGAGACCAAGATTACTTATTCTTATGAGGGGCGGTCAGGAAGCGCTTCCGAGATAGAGGCCAATTTTGATCCAAAGACGGAGGAATGGGCGACCCGGCGGGGTCGGCCCGGCATGCCGGGACTTGTTCTGTATGTTCGCGTGGATGGCGGTTTCTCTGTGTGGGATCCGGCCCGCAATTACTGGAGAAAACGTTCGAGCCGTGACTATGATGAACCGGACCGCCCTGATGCCTTCAATTTCACGCCTGGCGAGGTGTGGAACGGGATTGAGAAATCCGACGGCCAATGGCTGTGTAATGGGCTGCTGCGCGACTGGGTCGCCTGGGAGGATCGAAACAGCCGTGAATTCGGGATGCTTAAAGCTGTTTTGAGGGGGCTTTCCCCTGGGGAAACCGAAATAATTCAGCCCGGCAGCCACACCCGTGTGTCTGTGAGTGACAGCCGGGACATTCCCACAATTGAACTGCCCTATGGCACAGTGCCGGTAACATTGGCATCTGCCGGCATGCGCCGGATTTTGGCGCTGGCCTATCTTGTTGTTTGGGCGCATACGGAGCACCAGGCCGCGGCCAAACTCATTGGCGATCCCCCGGCAGACCGGTTCACGGTTCTTGTGGACGAAGTAGAAGCGCACCTGCATCCCCAATGGCAGCGGACGATATTGCCGGCCTTGATGGAGGTGATAAAAGGAATCGACACCCGGGACACCTCGGACGACGCGGGCGCCTATGCCAACATCCAAGTTATTGCCACCACACATGCCCCGCTTGTGATGGCTTCCCTGGAGCCGATCTTCGATGACACACGCGACAAGGTGTTTAATTTTGACGTGGTAGACAGGGCGGTCACGGTTCAGAAGTTTGAATGGCGCAGGATGGGGGATGCCACCGCATGGTTGACCAACAAAGACGTGTTCAATCTGCGCAGTGGCCGCTCCATCGAGGCGGAGAATACGATCGAAGAGGCGGCAAGCCTCATGAAGAATGGGCATGCCGATGCCGCGAATGTGCGGAAAATCCACGAACGACTCCAACGGCTTCTGGGGGACACCGACCCGTTCTGGATTCGGTGGGTTTATGTTGCTGAAAGGAAGGGGTGGCTAGATGATACCGGTACAGCCGAAGCCTGA
- a CDS encoding Rrf2 family transcriptional regulator, giving the protein MKLSKKSDYALRALVELALRHGKGPVSIRALAQNNDVPQGFLQQIMLELKEQGWVTSLPGRDGGYLLALEPEKITMGQVVRHIDGVLAPVGCVSITHYEACTQEAACRFRRVLLEVRNFTARLMDQTSLAALAAGAPATNEEVFSQEFIGGAGI; this is encoded by the coding sequence ATGAAGCTCAGTAAAAAATCAGACTATGCGCTCCGCGCGTTGGTGGAACTGGCCCTGCGCCATGGCAAGGGTCCCGTCTCCATTCGTGCGCTGGCGCAGAACAACGATGTGCCCCAGGGCTTTCTCCAGCAGATCATGCTGGAGCTCAAGGAGCAGGGCTGGGTAACCAGTCTGCCGGGCCGGGACGGCGGTTATCTGCTGGCGCTGGAACCGGAGAAAATCACCATGGGCCAGGTGGTTCGCCACATTGACGGGGTGCTCGCCCCTGTCGGGTGTGTGTCCATCACGCACTATGAGGCCTGCACACAGGAGGCGGCCTGCCGGTTTCGCCGGGTGCTGCTGGAGGTGCGCAATTTCACGGCCCGCCTCATGGACCAGACCAGTCTGGCGGCGCTGGCGGCGGGGGCGCCCGCCACAAACGAGGAAGTGTTCTCACAGGAATTCATAGGAGGCGCCGGAATATGA
- a CDS encoding sulfate ABC transporter substrate-binding protein has translation MSQSKFIMALSAVMLAVLPAGCGGDRGGGLELLNVSYDPTREFYQEYNAAFTRHWKETAGQDLTIKQSHGGSGKQARSVMDGLGADVVTLALAYDIDAISEKAGLLPRDWQTRLPNNSAPYTSTIVFLVRKGNPKNIRDWDDLIRKDVQVITPNPKTSGGARWNYLAAWGYALKHELGSLSGLSEPSKAEAVAAAEVKAREYVAALYKNVPVLDSGARGATTTFVQRGLGDVLLSWENEAFLALDEFKGGGVELVVPSVSILAEPPVALVDRMVDAHGTRAAAEEYLRHLYSPEGQRIAARHHFRPASPENADPADTARFPQLELFTIDEVFGGWANAQKAHFADGGVFDLIYQPEQGR, from the coding sequence ATGAGTCAGTCAAAGTTCATCATGGCGCTGAGCGCCGTCATGCTTGCGGTTCTGCCGGCAGGCTGCGGCGGTGACCGAGGCGGTGGACTGGAACTCCTGAACGTCTCCTATGACCCCACCCGCGAGTTTTACCAGGAGTACAACGCTGCCTTTACCCGCCACTGGAAGGAAACGGCGGGGCAGGACCTAACCATCAAGCAGTCCCACGGGGGTTCGGGCAAGCAGGCCCGGTCGGTCATGGACGGACTGGGCGCCGATGTGGTCACTCTGGCGCTGGCCTACGACATAGACGCCATTTCCGAGAAGGCGGGACTCCTGCCCCGTGACTGGCAGACGCGTCTTCCCAACAACAGCGCACCTTACACATCAACGATTGTGTTTCTTGTGCGCAAGGGCAACCCGAAAAATATCCGGGACTGGGACGACCTCATCCGGAAGGATGTCCAGGTCATCACCCCCAACCCAAAGACCTCGGGCGGGGCAAGGTGGAATTATCTGGCCGCCTGGGGTTATGCCCTGAAACATGAATTGGGCAGTCTGTCCGGCCTGTCTGAGCCGTCGAAGGCGGAGGCGGTGGCGGCGGCGGAGGTCAAAGCCCGCGAATATGTGGCCGCGCTCTACAAAAATGTCCCCGTCCTGGACTCCGGGGCGCGCGGCGCAACGACCACCTTCGTCCAACGGGGACTTGGCGATGTCCTCCTCTCCTGGGAAAACGAGGCCTTCCTCGCCTTGGACGAGTTCAAAGGCGGGGGGGTGGAACTGGTGGTGCCCTCCGTGAGCATACTCGCTGAGCCGCCGGTCGCGCTGGTGGACAGGATGGTGGACGCCCACGGCACCCGCGCGGCGGCGGAGGAATACCTCCGTCACCTGTATTCCCCCGAGGGGCAGCGCATCGCGGCGCGGCATCATTTCCGGCCGGCCAGCCCGGAAAACGCCGACCCGGCGGACACAGCCCGCTTCCCGCAACTGGAGCTTTTCACCATTGACGAGGTCTTCGGCGGCTGGGCCAACGCCCAAAAGGCGCACTTTGCCGACGGCGGTGTCTTTGACCTGATTTATCAGCCGGAACAGGGGAGGTAA
- the cysT gene encoding sulfate ABC transporter permease subunit CysT: MAARKGFKQHSVLPGFGITLGFTVLYLSLMVLLPLSALFFRTATLSWTEFWAVAAHPRVVASYRLTFGASLAAALVNLVFGFVVAWTLVRYPFPGKRYVDAMVDLPFALPTAVSGIALTALYAKTGWIGRFLEPLGIQAAFSPLGVTLALTFIGLPFVVRTLQPALADLDPEYEEAAASLGAGRAQVFFRVILPGILPALLTGFSLAFARALGEYGSVVFISGNMPMKTEITSLLIISKLEQFDYAGATALAVVMLAASFAMLFAVNMVQWRHTRRMQGRV, translated from the coding sequence ATGGCCGCGCGGAAAGGATTCAAACAGCACAGCGTGCTGCCAGGCTTCGGCATCACCCTCGGGTTCACGGTGCTCTACCTGAGCCTGATGGTGCTGCTTCCCCTGTCGGCGCTTTTCTTCCGCACCGCCACCCTGTCCTGGACCGAATTCTGGGCCGTGGCCGCCCATCCCCGCGTGGTGGCCTCCTACCGGCTGACCTTCGGCGCCTCCCTGGCGGCGGCACTGGTGAATCTGGTGTTTGGCTTTGTCGTGGCATGGACCCTGGTCCGCTACCCCTTTCCGGGAAAGCGTTACGTGGACGCCATGGTGGACCTGCCCTTCGCCCTGCCCACGGCGGTGTCGGGCATCGCACTCACGGCGCTCTACGCAAAGACGGGCTGGATTGGGCGGTTTTTGGAACCCCTGGGCATCCAGGCGGCCTTCTCCCCCCTGGGTGTGACCCTGGCCCTCACCTTCATCGGCCTCCCCTTTGTCGTGCGGACCCTTCAGCCCGCCCTGGCCGATTTGGATCCCGAGTACGAGGAGGCCGCGGCCAGCCTGGGCGCGGGCCGCGCGCAGGTCTTCTTCCGGGTCATCCTGCCGGGCATCCTGCCCGCCCTGCTCACGGGCTTCTCGCTGGCCTTTGCGCGCGCCCTGGGCGAGTACGGCTCCGTGGTCTTCATCAGCGGGAACATGCCCATGAAAACGGAGATTACCTCGCTGCTGATTATCTCGAAACTGGAGCAGTTTGACTATGCCGGGGCCACGGCCCTCGCCGTGGTCATGCTCGCCGCGTCGTTCGCCATGCTGTTCGCAGTCAACATGGTCCAGTGGCGGCACACCCGGCGCATGCAGGGGAGGGTCTAG
- the cysW gene encoding sulfate ABC transporter permease subunit CysW — protein sequence MAGTVHLNTTGTGGHSDAARDPRWLRALFIALTLLFLGLFLFLPLVAVFFEALRKGVWVYWQSLSDPDARAAVRLTVLTAAIAVPVNVVFGLAASWCIAKFDFRGKSLLVTLIDLPFAVSPVVSGLVFVLLFGAGGWLGPWLAANDIQILFAVPGIVLATLFITFPFVARELIPLMQEQGTEEEQAAMVLGAGGWQTFWRVTLPNVKWALMYGVILCNARAMGEFGAVSVVSGHIRGRTNTMPLHVEILYNEYNFAGAFAVASLLALLALVTLAAKSLVEWRARNDLRRALEDAGGKE from the coding sequence ATGGCGGGCACGGTCCATCTCAACACCACCGGAACGGGCGGACACTCCGACGCCGCGCGCGACCCGCGCTGGCTCCGCGCGCTCTTCATCGCGCTCACCCTGCTCTTTCTGGGCCTCTTCCTGTTCCTTCCGCTTGTGGCCGTCTTTTTCGAGGCCCTGCGCAAGGGCGTCTGGGTGTACTGGCAAAGCCTGTCCGACCCCGACGCGCGGGCGGCGGTGCGCCTCACGGTGCTCACCGCCGCCATAGCCGTGCCGGTGAACGTGGTCTTCGGCCTGGCGGCCTCGTGGTGCATAGCCAAGTTCGACTTCAGGGGCAAGAGCCTGCTGGTGACCCTCATTGACCTGCCCTTCGCCGTGTCGCCCGTGGTGTCCGGCCTCGTCTTTGTGCTCCTCTTCGGGGCGGGCGGATGGCTGGGTCCGTGGCTCGCCGCGAACGACATCCAAATCCTTTTCGCCGTGCCCGGGATCGTGCTGGCGACACTGTTCATCACCTTCCCCTTCGTCGCCCGGGAGCTTATCCCATTGATGCAGGAGCAGGGCACCGAGGAGGAACAGGCTGCCATGGTGCTTGGCGCGGGGGGCTGGCAGACTTTTTGGCGCGTGACCCTGCCCAACGTCAAATGGGCGCTCATGTACGGCGTCATCCTGTGCAATGCCCGCGCCATGGGCGAATTCGGCGCCGTTTCCGTCGTCTCCGGGCATATCAGGGGCCGGACCAACACCATGCCCCTGCATGTCGAGATTCTCTACAACGAGTACAACTTCGCGGGCGCCTTCGCCGTGGCCTCCCTGCTGGCGCTGCTCGCGCTGGTGACGCTGGCCGCGAAGTCCCTGGTCGAATGGCGCGCCCGGAACGACCTGCGGCGGGCGCTGGAGGATGCGGGGGGAAAGGAGTGA
- a CDS encoding sulfate ABC transporter ATP-binding protein, translated as MGIEVRNITKTFGGFTALRDVSLDVPDGELVALLGPSGSGKTTLLRIIAGLEEPDPGPDSQILFNGEDMAARNVGQRQVGFVFQHYALFRHMTVFENIAFGLRVRPRRERPGKDAIRAKVRELLQLIQLESIENRYPSQLSGGQRQRVALARALAIEPRMLLLDEPFGALDARVRQDLRRWLRRLHDEIHVTSLFVTHDQEEALEVADRVVVMNEGRIEQVGTPEEVFHHPATEFVMNFLGSVNLFHGRVEEGQAVFGPWVLQPEGVAVEGNEARIFVRPYDLDIHLADDGRPAVNAVIQRIQAAGPNAKFELLAEDGQTLQVEMPHERFRAMNVARGDTVFVSLRDARVFVEDYVI; from the coding sequence ATGGGCATTGAAGTGAGAAACATCACCAAGACCTTCGGCGGATTCACCGCGTTGAGGGATGTCAGCCTGGACGTGCCGGACGGCGAACTGGTCGCCCTGCTCGGCCCGTCGGGGTCGGGCAAGACCACCCTGTTGAGAATTATTGCGGGGCTGGAGGAGCCGGACCCCGGCCCGGACAGCCAAATCCTCTTCAACGGCGAGGACATGGCCGCCCGGAACGTGGGGCAGCGCCAGGTCGGATTTGTCTTCCAGCACTATGCCCTCTTCCGGCACATGACCGTTTTTGAAAACATCGCCTTCGGACTCCGCGTGCGGCCCCGCCGGGAACGGCCGGGAAAGGATGCCATACGCGCCAAGGTGCGCGAACTGCTCCAGCTCATCCAGTTGGAAAGCATTGAAAACCGCTACCCCTCGCAGTTGAGCGGCGGCCAGCGCCAGCGTGTGGCCCTCGCCCGCGCGCTCGCCATCGAGCCGCGCATGCTCCTGCTGGACGAGCCTTTCGGCGCCCTGGACGCGCGCGTCCGCCAGGACCTCCGCCGCTGGCTGCGCAGGCTGCATGACGAAATCCACGTGACCAGCCTGTTTGTGACCCATGATCAGGAGGAGGCCCTGGAGGTCGCGGACCGGGTCGTGGTGATGAACGAGGGGCGCATCGAGCAGGTGGGCACGCCCGAGGAGGTCTTCCACCATCCCGCAACGGAGTTTGTCATGAACTTCCTCGGCAGCGTCAATCTCTTCCACGGCCGTGTCGAGGAGGGGCAGGCAGTCTTCGGACCCTGGGTGCTCCAGCCCGAGGGGGTGGCGGTGGAGGGGAACGAGGCCCGCATCTTTGTCCGCCCCTATGACCTCGACATCCATTTGGCCGATGATGGAAGGCCCGCTGTGAACGCCGTCATCCAGCGCATTCAGGCCGCCGGACCCAATGCCAAGTTTGAACTGCTGGCGGAGGACGGCCAGACCCTTCAGGTGGAGATGCCCCACGAGCGGTTCCGGGCGATGAATGTCGCCAGGGGGGACACCGTCTTTGTGAGCCTGCGCGATGCCCGGGTCTTTGTGGAGGATTATGTGATCTGA
- a CDS encoding AAA family ATPase, with translation MRIKRVHVDGYGRLSDVSLDFDSGLNVIVGPNERGKSTLRAFITDMLYGQRREDQAPGQAEDGDLRRPWVNPDIYGGRLWYELSRGGVFEVRRSFVKGRGRVSVIESGPDRDITATFPLLSNREVNFAGAHLGLSRGVFTAAATIGHLNLDGLGDADAMARIRARLLAITDSGLGTRSADEALAVLQERIDHLAEACIAPLEGRLAEVRARLADAESRRRALAPLNRRRAELRRRIAGLEAGRDRLRGLLRRIQAHRRAGRLQDAERIQQRIDTVTQQSFPLVPFRDVSTAKLHEAQQARMMADTARLQAARRETELSRMTADLEAIEAAAASGGGRPPTPIPEETERRFHELRTKMERFSGRLEEANARLRQIEEQTAGVQRRLADLPDFTRMATDPVEWLTQLANAFTLALRAREQETAARDRLLNEVAAARLDASRDADLFQDTESFSERLRAFDEARRRASEKRVEAENRLHSLGALRDDLKDRLPGMAWLSGVCGVFLALLAAVFLTTGRSPVLYPGAIILLAMAYFVANWAAGRRQHARMSRQLGEAQAELDKLAAEDSGLSPVEMLLKRANCGSLRELEARYDRHREETARLNALVREMEQQEIRVLEAETRVPKLFLRLQEAFLAAGEVLEDEDTVQSALSRTISRYQEHREAKRRMSDLRNQMQLAIEQQRESQGGLEKTREALDRVEGQIRDIMRDCGCAELADSEDLLAALRAYADLGVRRQSALGQAEMLRRQLEEGRALLEEERAERDGHTQTLHRLLDAAGAASVEEWLDRAEKAREYRSLQQSRLALEEQLDLLLDGLTLAELRRAAAEAEGDPPEMTQEQAERELARLEMELGGLNAEHGRLCRECRDTETGADPAAPLKEEEDRLTRALGDARLRRDALLRAAALIEDASQRRHARIAPPIAEDASRFLRVVTGGEHGELRIGADFGITLDQAAVKGLEIAPQNLSKGALDQLYLSLRLALVRLLSANGEAIPMLLDDPFANYDDQRLRAAMGLLKEVGDSNQVLLFTCREDVGLAACGAGATIHEI, from the coding sequence ATGAGAATAAAGAGGGTGCACGTTGACGGGTACGGGCGCCTGTCAGATGTCAGTCTGGATTTCGACTCCGGCCTGAACGTGATTGTCGGGCCCAACGAACGGGGCAAGTCCACGCTGCGCGCCTTTATCACGGACATGCTTTACGGGCAGAGGCGGGAAGACCAGGCGCCGGGCCAGGCGGAGGACGGCGACCTGCGCCGCCCCTGGGTTAATCCGGACATTTACGGCGGGCGGTTGTGGTATGAACTGTCACGGGGCGGGGTTTTCGAGGTGCGGCGGAGTTTTGTGAAGGGGCGCGGGCGGGTGTCCGTAATCGAAAGCGGTCCGGACCGGGACATCACGGCGACCTTCCCCCTGCTGTCCAACCGCGAGGTGAACTTCGCGGGAGCGCATTTGGGCCTGTCCAGAGGCGTCTTTACTGCGGCGGCCACCATTGGACACCTGAATCTGGACGGGTTGGGCGACGCCGACGCGATGGCGCGGATACGCGCGCGGCTGCTGGCCATAACCGATTCCGGCTTGGGCACGCGGTCGGCGGACGAGGCCCTCGCGGTTCTCCAGGAGCGCATAGACCACTTGGCAGAGGCCTGCATCGCGCCGCTGGAGGGGCGGCTGGCGGAGGTTCGCGCACGGCTGGCCGACGCGGAGTCGCGGCGCCGCGCCCTGGCGCCTCTGAACCGGAGGCGGGCGGAGCTGCGGCGGCGCATCGCAGGGCTGGAGGCCGGGCGGGACCGGCTGCGGGGCCTGTTGCGGCGCATCCAGGCGCACCGGCGCGCGGGTCGTCTGCAGGACGCGGAGCGCATTCAGCAGCGGATAGACACGGTGACCCAGCAGTCCTTCCCGCTGGTCCCCTTCAGGGATGTTTCCACGGCCAAACTGCATGAGGCGCAGCAGGCCCGGATGATGGCGGACACGGCGCGGTTGCAGGCGGCGCGCCGGGAGACGGAGTTGTCGCGGATGACGGCGGATTTGGAGGCGATTGAGGCGGCGGCCGCGTCCGGGGGCGGGCGGCCGCCCACCCCGATCCCGGAGGAGACCGAGCGGCGCTTTCATGAATTGCGCACGAAAATGGAGCGTTTTTCGGGGCGGCTGGAGGAGGCGAACGCGCGGCTTCGCCAGATCGAGGAGCAGACCGCCGGCGTGCAGCGGCGCCTGGCGGACCTGCCCGACTTCACCCGCATGGCCACCGATCCAGTGGAATGGCTGACCCAGTTGGCGAACGCGTTCACGCTGGCGCTTCGCGCCCGCGAGCAGGAAACGGCGGCCCGGGACCGGCTGTTGAACGAGGTGGCCGCGGCCCGGCTGGACGCCTCGCGGGACGCGGACCTTTTCCAGGACACGGAATCTTTTTCAGAGCGGCTCCGCGCGTTTGACGAGGCCCGCCGCAGGGCGTCAGAAAAACGGGTTGAGGCGGAGAACCGGCTGCACAGCCTTGGGGCGCTTCGGGACGATTTGAAGGACCGGCTTCCGGGGATGGCATGGCTTTCGGGGGTGTGCGGGGTCTTTTTGGCGCTGCTGGCGGCGGTTTTTCTCACCACGGGCAGGTCCCCGGTCCTTTATCCGGGGGCCATCATCCTACTGGCAATGGCGTATTTTGTGGCCAACTGGGCGGCGGGCCGCAGACAGCATGCGCGAATGTCCCGCCAGTTGGGCGAGGCCCAGGCTGAACTGGACAAACTGGCGGCGGAGGATTCGGGACTCTCGCCGGTGGAGATGCTGCTGAAAAGGGCGAACTGCGGCTCCCTGCGCGAGCTGGAGGCGCGCTATGACCGGCACCGCGAGGAGACGGCCCGGTTGAACGCGCTGGTCCGGGAGATGGAACAGCAGGAGATTCGGGTGCTCGAGGCCGAAACGCGGGTGCCCAAACTGTTTCTGAGGCTTCAGGAGGCCTTCCTGGCGGCAGGCGAGGTTCTGGAGGACGAGGACACGGTTCAGTCCGCCCTGAGTCGGACCATCAGCAGGTACCAGGAACACCGCGAGGCCAAACGGCGGATGTCGGACCTGCGTAACCAGATGCAGCTCGCCATCGAGCAGCAGCGGGAGTCGCAGGGGGGGCTGGAGAAGACCCGCGAGGCGCTGGACCGGGTCGAGGGGCAGATTCGTGACATCATGAGGGATTGCGGCTGTGCGGAGCTGGCGGATTCGGAGGATTTGCTTGCGGCGCTCCGCGCCTATGCGGACTTGGGCGTCCGGCGGCAGTCCGCCCTCGGCCAGGCGGAAATGCTGCGCCGCCAGTTGGAGGAGGGGCGCGCGCTGCTGGAGGAGGAGCGCGCGGAGCGGGACGGGCACACCCAGACCCTGCACCGCCTGCTGGACGCGGCGGGCGCGGCGTCCGTGGAGGAGTGGCTCGATCGGGCCGAGAAGGCCAGGGAATACCGGAGCCTGCAACAGTCGCGGCTGGCGCTCGAGGAGCAGTTGGACCTGTTGCTCGACGGGCTGACTTTGGCGGAACTGCGCCGCGCCGCGGCGGAAGCCGAGGGGGACCCCCCGGAAATGACGCAGGAGCAGGCCGAGCGGGAACTGGCGCGTCTGGAAATGGAACTTGGCGGACTCAACGCCGAGCATGGGCGCCTGTGCCGGGAATGCCGTGACACGGAAACGGGCGCGGACCCGGCGGCGCCGCTGAAGGAGGAGGAGGACCGGCTCACGCGCGCCCTCGGGGATGCCCGGCTGAGGCGGGACGCACTGCTTCGCGCGGCGGCGCTGATTGAGGACGCCTCGCAGCGGCGGCATGCGCGGATTGCCCCGCCCATCGCGGAGGATGCGTCACGTTTCCTGCGTGTGGTGACGGGGGGGGAGCACGGGGAACTGCGCATTGGCGCGGACTTTGGCATCACCCTGGACCAGGCCGCAGTCAAGGGACTGGAAATTGCCCCTCAAAATCTCAGCAAGGGGGCGCTGGACCAGTTGTATCTTTCCCTGCGTCTGGCGCTGGTGCGGCTGTTGAGCGCGAATGGAGAGGCCATTCCAATGCTGCTGGACGACCCCTTTGCAAACTATGACGACCAGCGTCTGCGTGCCGCAATGGGCCTGTTGAAAGAGGTGGGCGACTCAAACCAAGTGCTTCTTTTCACCTGCCGCGAGGATGTGGGCCTTGCCGCCTGCGGCGCGGGCGCAACGATTCATGAGATATAA
- a CDS encoding DNA repair exonuclease has protein sequence MRLIHTADLHLDTCFTGPGLPAEYGLKRRERQREALAAVLRHAWERQADAVLIAGDLFELDHVTGGTVAFLREQFAGIAPVPVLIAPGNKDPYLAESPYAAEEWPENVHIFKESQWTPWVSGESPLTVHGFGFDARTVPEGRFGGLRAPRDGRAHVALGHAGERAHLPKGYLDAAPFSLSEMDSPGLHYLALGHVHRCLTLRESPGFCACYAGPPEPLSFGEPGPCHFLEVEITPPANGGGAAVSVTRRQSSKRVHVSLELDCSAHGSAPDIFSAVRGRVPGPETPALLRLTLTGRLEQGAARELAGLLREWRGELESLVVEDRTLPGDDSANWAEEDTALGDFTRSITEAVGDAPTPEMRRFLELARAAGQSAFLGADILPDPFGEAVS, from the coding sequence ATGCGCCTGATACACACCGCGGACCTTCATCTCGACACCTGTTTCACGGGGCCGGGCCTCCCCGCAGAGTATGGCCTGAAACGGCGGGAGCGCCAGCGGGAGGCGCTGGCCGCAGTGTTGCGCCATGCCTGGGAACGGCAGGCGGACGCGGTGCTGATTGCGGGGGACCTGTTTGAACTGGACCATGTCACGGGCGGAACGGTGGCGTTTCTCCGGGAGCAGTTTGCGGGCATCGCGCCGGTTCCCGTGCTGATTGCGCCGGGCAACAAGGACCCCTATCTTGCGGAGTCCCCCTATGCGGCGGAGGAGTGGCCGGAGAACGTCCACATTTTCAAGGAATCCCAATGGACCCCGTGGGTGTCGGGGGAGTCGCCGTTGACGGTTCACGGGTTTGGGTTTGACGCGAGAACGGTTCCGGAAGGGCGGTTTGGGGGGCTGCGCGCGCCCCGCGACGGGCGGGCGCATGTGGCGCTGGGACACGCCGGGGAGCGGGCGCACCTGCCAAAGGGCTATCTGGACGCCGCGCCGTTCAGTCTGTCGGAGATGGACTCGCCGGGGCTTCATTATCTGGCGCTGGGCCATGTCCACCGTTGCCTGACACTGCGGGAGAGTCCCGGTTTCTGCGCCTGCTACGCGGGTCCGCCGGAGCCGTTAAGTTTCGGGGAGCCGGGTCCATGCCATTTTCTGGAGGTGGAGATAACCCCTCCGGCCAATGGGGGCGGGGCCGCCGTGTCGGTGACGCGGCGGCAGTCGTCAAAACGGGTGCATGTCTCCCTGGAACTGGACTGCTCCGCGCACGGGTCCGCACCGGATATTTTTTCGGCGGTGCGGGGGAGGGTGCCGGGTCCGGAGACCCCGGCGCTGCTGCGCCTCACCCTGACAGGCCGGCTGGAGCAGGGGGCGGCGCGTGAACTGGCGGGGCTGCTCCGGGAATGGCGGGGTGAGTTGGAATCGCTGGTGGTGGAGGACAGGACCCTGCCGGGGGACGATTCGGCGAACTGGGCGGAGGAGGACACGGCGCTCGGGGATTTTACCAGGAGCATCACCGAGGCCGTCGGAGACGCACCGACCCCTGAGATGCGGCGATTTCTGGAACTGGCGCGGGCGGCGGGGCAGTCGGCCTTTCTCGGTGCGGACATTCTTCCCGACCCCTTCGGGGAGGCCGTGTCATGA